The window CCCGAAGCATCATGGAACGGGCGGTCGGGGACTGAAGTCCCCGCCTACAGTCACGCCGTCGCTGCGCGACGGCCGCCGGGAACGGCCGGCACTGGTGCGACTGGAGCGTCGCGCAGCGACTGCAGGATCGTAGGCGGGGCTTTCAAGCCCCGTCGAGGCGGCACGACGACATCAACATGCAATCGCCCTGGGCGCCGAGCGCCGCGCGGTGACCCCATCTCGGGCGCTGTGCTAGATTGTCCGCCGACGCTCGCGGTGCAGCCGGCGTTCTCGCATGCATGACCAGGAACGGTCAGCATCGGCGTCTGTGTTCGCGCCCTGCGGACCCTATCACGACCACACGGGATGGCATCCATGCGCCCAGGCTTCGGTCAGTTCAACGTCCCCACCGACGAGTACCTCCAGTTCGCCGCCCAGTTCGGGGCCACCGACATCCTCTTCAACAACCCGATCCTGCCCGGCGGCGAACGCTGGGAGCTGTACGACCTCGTCAAGCTGCGGATACGCGTCGAGCAGTTCGGCCTCAAGCTGACGGCCATCGAGAACGTCCCGACGCGGTTCTACGATCACATCATGCTCGGCGGCCCCCGCCGCGACGAGCAGATCGAGAACATGATCCACACCGTCCGCAACATGGCCCGGGCCGGCATCCCGATCTTCGGCTACAACTGGATGCCCTCGCACGTCTGGCGGACTCCCCCGGAGCGGATCAGGGCTGGCGCGCTGGCGACGGCGTTCGACAACGACCTCGCCCAGACCTACCCGCTGACCCATGACCGCGTCTACAGCGAGGAGGAGATGTGGGCGAATCTCGAGCACTGGATCAAGATCATCACGCCCATCGCCGAGGAGGAGGGCATCCGCCTCGGCATCCACCCGTGTGACCCGCCGGTCCCGGTCCTGGGCGGCATCCCGCAGCTGCTGCGCGACTTCGACTCCTACAAGCGGCTGGTCGAGATCTACCCGAGCGACTGCAACGCCATCGAGTTCTGCCAGGGCACCATGGCCGAGATGGCCGAGACCGACCCGAGCAAGGACATCTACGGCAAGATCAAGTACTTCGGCTCGCGCAACAAGATCCTGTACGTCCACTTCCGGAACGTCGATGGCGTCGTGCCGAAGTTCAAGGAAGAGTTCATCAATACCGGCTACGTGGACATGTACCGGGCGATGGAGATCTACTACGACACCGGCTTCGACGGCTTCATCATCGACGACCACGTGCCGCAGACCTACGGGGACACCCCCTGGGGCCATCGTGGACGGGCGTTCGCCAACGGGTACATCCAGGCGATGATCGAGGCGGTGACCAAGCAGCGCGAGGCGGCCGGCATCCCGCGAGGGACGCTCAAGAACTGGACCCCCGAGCCGGTCACCGTCTGATCATCGGTCTCCACACATCGTCACGAGGGTGGCCGCGTGTCTGCCCCGGCCAGGCACACGGTCACGTTCATCTCTGAATCTGGCATAACTCCTCGCAGATCTATGACGTAGCGCCGTTAGCGTTGCGTCTCAGAACACTTCGTGACCATACTGGACCGTGGCTCACGACTCGTTCGGCACCGACCAGAAATCCAACACGGGAGGCGACGATGACCCAGGTTGAGGATATCGAAGGGATCGGGCCAGCACAGGCCGCCAAGCTGAAGACCATCGGCATCACGACCGTCGAGAAGCTGCTCGAAAAGGGCGGGTCGCCGAAGGGCCGCGACGAGATCGCCGAGACGACGGGCATCAGCGGCAAGTCTGTGCTTCGCTGGGTCAATCACGCTGACCTGTACCGCATCAAGGGCGTTGGCGCGGAGTTCGCCGAGCTGCTCGAAGCGGCCGGCGTGGACAGCGTGCCTGAGCTGGCCCAGCGCGTGCCGGCCAACCTTGCCAAGAAGATGGCCGAGGTCAACGAGGCCAAGAAGCTCACCCGCCGCGTCCCCAACGAGTCGATGGTGACGACCTGGGTGGCCGAGGCCAAGACGCTGCCGCGCGCCGTCACCCACTGACATCGCCGCGCCGCCTACCCCTGGTAGGCGGCGCTCCGTGCGTTCTCGCCCATCGCACTCGATGGGCGTTCGTGCTTTTCGGAGGGCGCCGACCGCGCCGCGCATGCCGCCCCGCGTGAGACGCCCCTGGCCCGACGAGGGAGACCACCATGGCGTTCAACTTCCTGGAGCGACTTGGCAGCCTGTTCGGCGGCCAGAGCGCCGCGCCGGCCCCGGCGCCTGAAGCCCCGGCCGAGCCAGCCCCGGAGGCTGTGGCCGAGGCGCCGGCCGCCGAGGCATACACGCCCGAGACCGCGTACACTGTGACCGAGGAAGTGGCGGCTGCTCCGGCCGAGGCGGCGGTCGTCGAATCGTACTCGGAGCCGGCGCCGGCCGCCGAGTCCGCCGGAACGTACGTGCCGCCGATCTCCATGCCGACGCCGCAGTGGTCCACCGAGCCGGCCGCCGCCGAAGCGCCCGCCGCCGAGCCGGTGGCTGAGGCCGAGCCCGTGGCTGAGGCCGCCCTGGTTGCCGAAGCGCCCCCCACTCCGGCCGAGCCGCTCAAGTCCGCCGAGGAGCTGGAGGAGGAGCGGCTCTGGGGCGAGATCGACGCGGCCTGGGGCGGCGGCGATTTCGGCAAGGTGACCGAGCTGCTCGACGCCCTCAAAGCGTACCAGCCCGAGGACGCCGCCGCCATCGACGAGAAGATCGCCGCCGCCCAGTACAACCAGGCGTCCGCCCTGGAGCAGAGCGGCGAGCTGGACCGCGCGCTCTACCTGTACCAGGAGGCTCAGCGCCGCAACCCGAACCTGGGTGAGGCCCAGTTCGCCATCGAGCGGGTCCAGGCCGCCCTCGCCCCACCGCCCGCCGAGGCTGCGCCCGAGCCGGCCCCCGAGGCCGCGCCCGCCGAGCAAACCTACACCGT is drawn from Chloroflexota bacterium and contains these coding sequences:
- a CDS encoding LysM peptidoglycan-binding domain-containing protein, whose product is MPTPQWSTEPAAAEAPAAEPVAEAEPVAEAALVAEAPPTPAEPLKSAEELEEERLWGEIDAAWGGGDFGKVTELLDALKAYQPEDAAAIDEKIAAAQYNQASALEQSGELDRALYLYQEAQRRNPNLGEAQFAIERVQAALAPPPAEAAPEPAPEAAPAEQTYTVADGDTLSAIAERYYGDANQWPRIFEANTDQLDNPDVIQPGQTLRIPA
- a CDS encoding DUF4332 domain-containing protein yields the protein MTQVEDIEGIGPAQAAKLKTIGITTVEKLLEKGGSPKGRDEIAETTGISGKSVLRWVNHADLYRIKGVGAEFAELLEAAGVDSVPELAQRVPANLAKKMAEVNEAKKLTRRVPNESMVTTWVAEAKTLPRAVTH
- a CDS encoding mannonate dehydratase, whose product is MRPGFGQFNVPTDEYLQFAAQFGATDILFNNPILPGGERWELYDLVKLRIRVEQFGLKLTAIENVPTRFYDHIMLGGPRRDEQIENMIHTVRNMARAGIPIFGYNWMPSHVWRTPPERIRAGALATAFDNDLAQTYPLTHDRVYSEEEMWANLEHWIKIITPIAEEEGIRLGIHPCDPPVPVLGGIPQLLRDFDSYKRLVEIYPSDCNAIEFCQGTMAEMAETDPSKDIYGKIKYFGSRNKILYVHFRNVDGVVPKFKEEFINTGYVDMYRAMEIYYDTGFDGFIIDDHVPQTYGDTPWGHRGRAFANGYIQAMIEAVTKQREAAGIPRGTLKNWTPEPVTV